In Ignavibacteriales bacterium, the following proteins share a genomic window:
- a CDS encoding PA14 domain-containing protein has product MNSLKNLFLCISCLIGIILIQPAKAQSSEAIVGNIRIQALSENLMRIEQKGPKGFEDRNTFTVVDRNWTGESIKTQELGSQAILTTSKCQIELPKNCHSLEGIFIQLKNGKNQYRFKGMPPAGFFPDPVSNDQIWILSDNPRLVPPEWGATTPPEKFKDHPASGWDTTNNADDVYIFIIESGHYNDFRKDFLKLTGPTPLPPLFAFGLWDSRYHPYTEETALQTIDIYRKKQIPLDMFVVDTDWRLGASHGYTTNDSLFPDMKRFISRAHGKHVRLMYNDHPEAQTKTALDPAEIQYRWNGLTSLFDKGIDIWWYDRNWYTGLQEPMPGISKEVWGMRLYHDITEKFHPERRPLIMSNVDGIDNGVWNTPSHPASHRFPIWWTGDQKSRWEYLETGIANGVNSGIYRMLPYVNEDLGGHTGGNPEPDQYVRWVQYGVFSPITRLHCTRGLTRYPWEYGEQAERITTDYIRLRYRLLPTLYAAARRAYDDGTPIMRRCDLEWPNEPDAKRDLQFLFGEDLLIAPFALSKTKDVAVPIRNLQTPDGKPGLRGEYFDNQDVKGDPVFVRMDSTLNFIWRTVSPDPRIPADHFSIRWTGKIFPLKDNGVFRIKVVSDDGVRVWIDDSLIVDAWHDQAATDYPIAVNLEPGHSYSIRIEYFENAGGAQFQLIRTIDTEQVFRAWIPPGSWQDIWTGKELKGPKMIILQPELWKCPVYVRTGGIVFSLPQMQYTTEQAWNKIIVDAFVSSENTISTSRILYEDDGLSPDYQKDAFCKTPVTLAKNKDEIQFVIDRKQGNYNGAISLRDWVIRLNLPENSNPKNIKVNEKKLELNSSDEAVLITQSELQEETMPFKGAGSKPRPMAGPILELTIHQQDVLKPIQISFKLK; this is encoded by the coding sequence ATGAATTCATTAAAAAATTTATTCCTCTGCATTTCCTGCCTTATTGGAATTATTCTCATACAACCAGCAAAGGCCCAATCCAGCGAAGCGATCGTGGGCAACATTCGAATTCAAGCCCTATCTGAAAATCTTATGAGGATTGAACAAAAAGGACCGAAGGGCTTTGAAGACCGAAACACTTTTACTGTGGTCGATCGGAACTGGACCGGAGAATCGATAAAGACTCAAGAGCTGGGAAGTCAAGCAATTCTCACAACTTCAAAATGCCAGATCGAGCTGCCCAAGAATTGCCATTCACTCGAAGGAATCTTCATTCAGTTGAAGAACGGTAAAAATCAATATCGATTTAAAGGAATGCCACCCGCGGGATTTTTTCCGGATCCTGTCAGTAATGATCAGATATGGATTCTCTCCGACAATCCACGATTGGTACCGCCTGAATGGGGCGCGACGACGCCGCCTGAAAAATTCAAGGATCATCCCGCTTCCGGCTGGGATACAACAAATAATGCAGATGATGTCTATATATTCATTATTGAATCAGGGCATTATAATGACTTTAGAAAAGATTTCCTGAAACTCACCGGACCGACTCCTTTGCCTCCGCTTTTTGCTTTTGGTTTATGGGACAGCCGTTACCATCCTTACACCGAAGAGACGGCGCTTCAAACCATCGACATATATCGAAAAAAACAGATACCGTTAGATATGTTCGTTGTGGATACCGACTGGCGGCTTGGAGCTTCCCACGGTTATACGACGAATGATTCATTGTTCCCCGATATGAAAAGATTTATTAGCAGAGCACATGGAAAACATGTGCGTCTCATGTACAATGACCACCCTGAAGCACAAACCAAGACAGCATTGGATCCTGCAGAAATTCAATATCGATGGAACGGATTGACGAGCCTTTTCGATAAGGGTATTGATATCTGGTGGTACGACCGCAACTGGTACACCGGACTCCAAGAACCTATGCCGGGTATTAGTAAAGAGGTCTGGGGTATGCGTTTGTACCATGACATAACAGAAAAATTTCATCCTGAGAGACGACCTCTCATAATGTCAAATGTTGATGGCATCGATAACGGTGTATGGAACACTCCTTCACATCCGGCCTCCCACAGATTTCCAATTTGGTGGACCGGTGATCAAAAATCACGATGGGAGTATCTGGAAACCGGTATCGCCAATGGTGTCAACAGCGGTATTTATAGAATGCTGCCTTATGTAAATGAAGACCTTGGAGGGCATACGGGCGGCAATCCGGAACCGGATCAATACGTACGGTGGGTGCAATACGGAGTTTTTTCACCCATTACACGGCTGCACTGTACACGTGGATTAACACGCTACCCCTGGGAATATGGAGAACAAGCCGAACGAATTACGACCGATTACATCCGGCTGCGGTATCGGCTTCTGCCGACACTCTATGCAGCAGCTCGCCGAGCGTATGATGATGGAACACCCATTATGCGCCGCTGTGATCTTGAATGGCCCAATGAACCTGATGCCAAACGGGATCTGCAGTTTCTCTTCGGAGAAGATTTACTTATCGCACCCTTCGCTCTCAGCAAAACAAAAGACGTTGCAGTGCCGATTCGTAACTTACAAACTCCCGACGGAAAGCCGGGACTTCGTGGTGAATACTTTGATAACCAAGACGTAAAAGGTGATCCGGTATTTGTCCGTATGGATTCCACTTTAAATTTTATCTGGAGAACAGTGAGTCCAGATCCGAGAATCCCTGCCGATCACTTCTCTATTCGCTGGACTGGAAAAATTTTTCCATTGAAAGATAATGGAGTATTCAGGATTAAGGTTGTCTCGGATGATGGAGTTCGAGTTTGGATTGACGACAGCTTGATTGTCGATGCCTGGCACGATCAGGCTGCTACTGACTATCCCATTGCAGTGAATTTGGAACCAGGTCATTCCTATTCAATACGAATTGAATATTTTGAAAATGCAGGCGGTGCACAATTTCAACTTATACGAACTATCGATACCGAGCAGGTTTTTAGAGCATGGATTCCACCCGGAAGTTGGCAGGATATTTGGACGGGAAAAGAACTGAAAGGTCCAAAAATGATCATTTTGCAACCGGAGTTATGGAAGTGCCCTGTCTATGTCCGTACCGGCGGTATTGTTTTTTCTTTGCCGCAAATGCAATACACCACGGAACAGGCGTGGAATAAAATAATAGTCGATGCTTTTGTCTCTTCAGAAAACACTATCAGTACATCACGCATCCTCTACGAAGACGATGGTTTATCGCCTGATTATCAGAAAGATGCTTTCTGTAAAACGCCGGTCACTCTGGCAAAGAACAAGGACGAGATACAGTTTGTCATCGACAGGAAACAAGGAAACTATAACGGCGCAATTTCTTTACGAGATTGGGTCATCAGGTTGAATTTGCCGGAGAACAGCAACCCAAAAAACATTAAGGTCAATGAAAAAAAACTGGAACTCAATTCCTCGGATGAAGCAGTTCTGATCACACAGTCTGAACTTCAAGAAGAAACCATGCCCTTCAAGGGTGCCGGCAGCAAACCTCGACCGATGGCGGGCCCTATTCTCGAATTGACCATCCATCAACAAGATGTTTTGAAACCTATTCAGATTTCGTTCAAATTAAAATAG
- a CDS encoding MBL fold metallo-hydrolase: MSTSITLINHATVLIRIDDVHIITDPIYTRSVGWIAPRLQKPGIPFDDLPRIDYILISHNDYDHLSMRTLRRLYRRNQSTVLVPFGDAKYACNAGFTTVVEMNLWQTIDYNQIRITCVPAKHKSNRMPLQRIKQLCCGYVIEKNDSVTYFAGDTGYGEHFKEISLRFCIKAALLPIGAYKPYEWFREIHLNPQTAVKAFLDLKAEVLIPIHWGTFKISDEPLNEPPVLLLEQAKRYGVASKIRVLENGGRVDL, from the coding sequence ATGAGCACGAGCATCACTCTAATAAACCATGCAACGGTACTTATCCGGATCGATGATGTGCATATCATCACTGATCCAATCTACACCAGATCTGTCGGATGGATTGCGCCCCGCTTACAGAAACCGGGCATACCATTTGACGACCTCCCGCGTATCGATTATATACTGATCTCACACAACGATTATGATCATCTGAGCATGAGAACACTCCGCAGGTTATATCGGCGAAACCAATCGACGGTTCTTGTCCCTTTCGGTGATGCCAAGTATGCCTGCAATGCCGGCTTTACAACAGTTGTAGAAATGAACTTGTGGCAGACGATTGACTACAATCAAATACGAATAACCTGTGTTCCGGCAAAACATAAAAGCAACCGTATGCCTCTTCAGCGGATCAAACAACTATGCTGCGGTTATGTTATCGAGAAAAATGATAGCGTGACATATTTCGCGGGCGATACAGGGTATGGCGAACATTTCAAAGAAATCTCTTTACGCTTTTGCATCAAAGCCGCTCTTCTTCCTATTGGCGCCTATAAACCGTATGAATGGTTTCGTGAAATCCACCTCAATCCGCAAACAGCGGTCAAGGCGTTTCTTGATCTTAAAGCTGAGGTTCTTATCCCCATTCATTGGGGTACATTCAAAATAAGCGATGAACCGCTCAATGAACCGCCTGTTCTCCTTCTTGAACAAGCAAAGCGATATGGCGTGGCCAGCAAGATACGTGTTCTTGAAAACGGTGGACGAGTGGACCTGTGA
- a CDS encoding RidA family protein has translation MIQRSFELHPTYKLYSTSLHNQLFLSISITEKDANPEKTIEEIYSRIAEILTASSSQIIHERCFASVELQRQIQQARVRALEKHHIQSNTPVTFIEGESCFENTIAGFQIRALNPASGTDIRTISDDGIPKGRTWNINGSTFYMLQSIDGGNTNGVGHSNKKVQSEAMFHQAERLLRAQGSAYQDVVRTWIYISDILDWYDDFNVVRNHCYSEYGFIGKTEQVQAEEIYLPASTGIEGRNPSGRAAVMDVLAVHSSPKSTIKVRPIYGTKQRSPYRYGSAFSRAVVIEEAQSKLILVSGTASIDEEGRSVFIGDPAAQMKQTLKVVSALIAPEGATLQDLCEATVFLKRKQDFSIYQKIAEETGISSAPSVHVVADVCRDELLFEIDAAFIIEK, from the coding sequence ATGATTCAACGTTCTTTCGAGTTACATCCCACATATAAACTTTATAGTACATCATTGCATAATCAGTTGTTTCTTAGTATCTCTATCACAGAAAAAGATGCAAATCCGGAAAAAACAATAGAGGAAATCTACAGCAGAATAGCCGAGATATTGACAGCTTCTTCGAGCCAGATTATTCATGAACGATGCTTCGCCAGCGTGGAACTGCAGCGACAAATCCAACAAGCTCGAGTTCGCGCATTGGAGAAGCATCACATACAAAGTAATACTCCTGTCACTTTTATTGAAGGGGAATCATGCTTTGAGAATACAATAGCCGGTTTCCAAATAAGAGCTTTAAACCCTGCCTCGGGTACAGATATCCGGACCATTAGCGATGATGGTATTCCGAAAGGACGAACATGGAATATCAATGGCTCAACATTTTATATGCTCCAGAGTATTGACGGCGGTAATACCAACGGAGTCGGACATTCAAATAAGAAAGTTCAATCAGAAGCAATGTTTCATCAAGCAGAAAGACTTCTTCGTGCTCAAGGATCTGCATACCAAGATGTAGTGAGAACATGGATTTACATATCGGATATTCTTGATTGGTACGATGATTTCAATGTTGTACGAAATCATTGTTATTCTGAGTACGGTTTTATCGGTAAGACCGAACAAGTACAGGCAGAAGAGATCTATCTTCCCGCGAGCACGGGGATCGAGGGAAGAAATCCATCGGGACGTGCGGCTGTGATGGATGTACTTGCCGTCCACAGTTCTCCAAAGAGTACGATCAAGGTACGTCCTATCTATGGCACAAAACAGAGATCCCCGTATCGATATGGATCTGCGTTTTCACGCGCTGTTGTCATTGAAGAAGCCCAAAGTAAATTGATACTTGTTTCCGGCACAGCTTCAATCGATGAAGAGGGAAGAAGCGTTTTTATCGGAGATCCTGCTGCCCAAATGAAACAAACGTTGAAAGTGGTTTCTGCTTTAATCGCTCCTGAAGGAGCAACACTGCAGGATCTCTGTGAGGCGACCGTGTTTTTAAAACGCAAGCAGGATTTTTCTATTTATCAAAAAATAGCTGAGGAAACCGGTATTTCAAGCGCTCCTTCCGTACATGTCGTAGCAGATGTTTGCAGAGATGAATTATTATTTGAAATCGACGCCGCCTTTATTATTGAAAAATAA
- a CDS encoding DUF6057 family protein, with product MNLLSEKYRLAQISVWVQEGIFLLACFFYLLLRIHPIFILEVHAPVFLSGSDFLYDFFKTPGGLVNWLSAFLMQFWFSDFLSSLFLAVCFWIVGFLTRKWIETLTENHTLHTFHLIPACLLIVLYSNYDFDLSVTLAIIINLFILVLYIRWSPKQQVIRLGLGLVIIVLLYWFTGGAFLLFAVLYGLENLLFKRNFVNGFLFLLISALLPFAASRSVFLINLKQAYLHNLTFENSIDFWIIAYSIPAFFLLTLLITFIVTLPGIRKQFSKLTRIAYGWKLAAGTIFLLSGTILLAKDSTNDIKKLVIQVNRAVSEEHWTDVLELTRHSTIETPLLLCQTNLALFQTDKLLDSMFAFPQSKGMAGLLMNQTWCLAWSEEASNVSWKLGLVNESQHWASEALEHKGHTPDLLKRLGMVYMVKGDHKAANRFFLNLKKVPFKEKIAEDLIRLNENPLELDLNSEYKYIRSCMLVEDLISVAGPTLPELELLLKQNPKNKMAFEYLIACYLLNGNVKEIWNLIPYIAAMTSFKIPRHVQEALMVNAALTPKFDLSQLKKIVHPLNFNRFVEYEQIFRKYGGNKNSAQQYLKIQFGDTYWYYLMFVKPSSRQSENQNEYQ from the coding sequence ATGAACCTGTTAAGTGAAAAATATCGACTTGCGCAAATAAGTGTCTGGGTTCAAGAAGGCATTTTTCTTCTGGCATGTTTCTTTTACCTTTTACTTCGAATTCATCCCATTTTCATTCTCGAAGTACACGCACCTGTCTTCTTAAGCGGATCTGATTTTCTATATGATTTTTTTAAAACCCCAGGTGGGTTAGTCAATTGGCTCTCGGCATTTCTAATGCAATTCTGGTTTTCCGATTTTTTAAGTTCCTTATTTTTAGCTGTTTGTTTTTGGATCGTTGGGTTCTTAACCAGAAAATGGATAGAAACCCTGACAGAAAATCATACACTTCATACATTCCATCTGATTCCGGCTTGTCTTTTAATCGTTCTTTACAGCAATTACGATTTTGATCTGAGTGTTACATTAGCAATAATTATTAATTTATTCATTCTGGTTTTATACATTCGTTGGTCACCAAAACAGCAGGTGATTCGTTTAGGATTGGGCTTGGTTATTATCGTTTTATTATATTGGTTCACTGGTGGTGCTTTTCTCTTGTTTGCAGTTCTCTATGGATTGGAGAATCTTCTTTTTAAAAGAAATTTTGTCAACGGCTTTTTATTTTTGTTGATCTCTGCCCTTCTGCCCTTCGCGGCATCGAGGTCTGTTTTTCTCATCAATCTGAAACAGGCATATTTGCATAACTTGACTTTTGAGAATTCGATCGATTTCTGGATCATCGCATACAGTATCCCTGCTTTTTTTCTACTAACACTTTTGATCACATTTATTGTAACGTTACCCGGAATTCGGAAACAATTCTCAAAATTGACCAGAATTGCCTATGGTTGGAAATTGGCGGCTGGAACAATCTTCTTGTTAAGTGGAACAATTCTGTTGGCGAAGGATTCTACCAATGACATAAAAAAGCTTGTTATCCAAGTCAACCGGGCTGTAAGTGAGGAACATTGGACGGACGTGCTCGAGTTGACTCGTCATAGTACGATCGAGACTCCTCTCCTTTTATGTCAAACCAACCTTGCTCTCTTTCAAACAGACAAGCTTCTTGATAGTATGTTTGCCTTTCCTCAATCTAAAGGAATGGCCGGTCTTTTGATGAATCAAACATGGTGTCTCGCATGGTCGGAAGAAGCGAGCAATGTGAGCTGGAAACTAGGGTTGGTGAATGAATCCCAACATTGGGCATCCGAAGCTCTTGAGCATAAGGGGCACACTCCTGATCTTTTAAAACGGCTTGGGATGGTTTATATGGTGAAGGGTGATCATAAGGCAGCTAACCGGTTTTTCCTGAATCTAAAGAAAGTTCCTTTCAAGGAAAAAATCGCAGAGGACCTCATACGGCTCAATGAAAATCCATTAGAACTTGATCTCAACAGCGAGTACAAATACATCCGGTCATGCATGCTCGTCGAGGATTTAATCTCGGTCGCGGGACCGACTTTACCTGAACTCGAGTTATTGCTAAAGCAGAATCCTAAAAATAAAATGGCATTTGAATATTTAATCGCATGTTATTTATTGAATGGCAATGTAAAGGAAATTTGGAATCTTATTCCTTATATAGCTGCAATGACATCTTTCAAAATCCCTCGCCATGTTCAAGAAGCGCTGATGGTTAACGCAGCATTAACTCCAAAATTCGATCTGAGTCAGTTGAAAAAAATAGTTCATCCGCTCAACTTCAATCGATTTGTTGAATACGAACAAATTTTTCGCAAATATGGAGGAAACAAAAACAGCGCACAGCAATATCTGAAAATACAATTTGGCGATACCTATTGGTATTATTTGATGTTTGTCAAACCTTCTTCAAGGCAATCGGAAAATCAAAATGAATATCAATAG
- a CDS encoding T9SS type A sorting domain-containing protein, translating into MHWQNADYFGHVRLVAGNATSIENKQPISANVLKLSLNPPSSSSRVEVENIYRGEVSIQLFNLLGQEIFRTSASKVNNQFAYTLHLQRLPPSLYFIQMNMGRTVCSEKLLVISRRS; encoded by the coding sequence TTGCATTGGCAAAACGCTGATTATTTTGGCCATGTGAGATTGGTTGCTGGGAACGCAACCAGCATTGAAAACAAGCAACCGATATCTGCCAACGTTCTGAAACTCTCTCTTAACCCACCTTCATCCTCTTCTCGGGTAGAAGTAGAAAATATTTATCGCGGCGAGGTTTCGATCCAGCTCTTCAATCTTCTTGGTCAAGAGATTTTTCGAACATCAGCATCAAAAGTAAATAATCAATTTGCATACACGCTCCACTTACAGCGGCTGCCGCCAAGTCTGTATTTTATCCAGATGAATATGGGGCGTACTGTTTGTAGTGAGAAATTACTGGTCATTTCCAGGAGATCATGA